From Rutidosis leptorrhynchoides isolate AG116_Rl617_1_P2 chromosome 3, CSIRO_AGI_Rlap_v1, whole genome shotgun sequence, a single genomic window includes:
- the LOC139896641 gene encoding 8-hydroxygeraniol dehydrogenase-like: MAKSPETEHPIKAYGYAARDTSGTLSPLTFSRRATGEKDVRFKVLYCGICHSDLHFVKNEWGMTTYPVVPGHEIVGLVTEVGTKVEKFKVGDNVGVGCLVGSCKSCENCVDDLENYCPKQILTYGFPYYDGTRTYGGYSDHMVAEEHFVLRWPENLPLDSGAPLLCAGITTYSPLRYFGLDKPGMKVGVVGLGGLGHVAVKMAKAFGAEVTVFSTTVDKKKEALEGLKADRFIVSKDPEQMRAATNTLDGIIDTVSAHHPMAPFLSALKSHGKLVLVGAPEKPLELAAFSLIPGRKIVAGSATGGLKETQEMLDFAAKHGVTADIELIPIDYVNTAMERILKSDVRYRFVIDVANSLKAG, translated from the exons ATGGCAAAATCACCAGAAACAGAGCATCCAATTAAGGCATACGGTTACGCTGCTCGTGACACTTCTGGAACTCTTTCTCCTCTCACTTTTTCCCGAAG GGCTACGGGTGAAAAGGACGTGAGGTTTAAAGTGTTGTATTGTGGGATCTGTCATTCTGATCTTCACTTTGTTAAAAATGAATGGGGCATGACTACTTATCCCGTTGTTCCTGG GCATGAGATTGTGGGCTTGGTGACAGAAGTAGGTACCAAAGTAGAGAAATTTAAAGTTGGGGACAATGTTGGAGTTGGCTGCTTGGTAGGGTCATGCAAATCATGCGAAAATTGTGTCGATGACCTTGAAAACTACTGTCCGAAACAAATTTTGACTTACGGCTTTCCTTACTATGATGGCACACGTACATACGGGGGGTACTCTGATCACATGGTTGCAGAAGAGCATTTCGTTCTGCGTTGGCCAGagaatttgccacttgattccggTGCACCATTGCTATGTGCCGGGATCACAACTTACAGCCCACTTAGATACTTTGGACTTGACAAACCAGGTATGAAAGTGGGTGTAGTTGGGCTCGGTGGGCTAGGTCATGTTGCTGTAAAAATGGCTAAGGCTTTTGGTGCTGAAGTCACCGTTTTCAGCACCACGGTAGATAAGAAGAAAGAAGCGCTTGAAGGACTTAAAGCTGACCGTTTCATAGTCAGCAAAGACCCCGAACAGATGCGG GCAGCAACGAACACGTTGGATGGAATAATTGATACGGTTTCTGCTCATCACCCCATGGCGCCATTTCTGAGTGCGCTTAAATCGCATGGGAAGCTAGTTCTTGTTGGTGCACCTGAGAAGCCGCTTGAGCTTGCTGCGTTTTCTTTGATTCCGG GTCGGAAAATTGTTGCCGGTAGTGCGACTGGAGGGTTAAAAGAGACTCAAGAAATGCTTGATTTTGCCGCAAAGCATGGTGTAACTGCAGATATCGAGCTTATTCCCATAGATTATGTGAACACTGCAATGGAGCGTATCTTGAAATCTGATGTTAGATACCGATTTGTTATTGATGTCGCCAATTCTCTCAAAGCAGGGTAG